The DNA segment GGCGGAGACAGTGCCTTTTTTGGCCGTGTTGGTCAGGACCCGTTGGGCCGCTTTATGAAACAAGTATTGCAAGATGAAGGGGTTGATACCCACTACATGCTGCTGGATAAAGATCACCGGACATCAACCGTAATTGTCGATTTAGATGACCAGGGTGAACGCAGTTTTACCTTTATGGTGAAACCAAGTGCTGATCAGTTCCTGCAACCACAAGATGTACCCGCATTTCAGAAAGGCGAATGGCTGCATGTCTGTTCTATTGCGCTGGCCAATGAGCCATCACGCTCAACAACTCTGGCGGCAATGAAAGCGATCAAAGCGGCGGGTGGTTATGTGTCTTTCGACCCCAATCTGCGTGAAGAAGTCTGGCTGAACCCTGCTGATTTAAAACCGGTCGTACTACAGGCTGTTGCACTGGCTGATGTGGTGAAATTTTCTGACGATGAATTACTGTTCCTGACTGAAAAAGCTGATCTGCAGACAGCACTGAGCTGTCTGAATGAGCAATACAACCTGCCATTGGTTGTGATCACGCAAGGGAAAAAAGGCGCGCTAGTCATTCATAACAACGAACAGCAGCTTGTAACAGGAAAACCTGTTAATCCCGTCGATACTACTGGTGCTGGTGATGCGTTTGTTGGTGGCTTATTGGCTGGGTTGGTTGCTTCAGACAATTGGCAA comes from the uncultured Tolumonas sp. genome and includes:
- a CDS encoding aminoimidazole riboside kinase — its product is MARVWVTGDAVVDLIPNGETNYLKCPGGAPANVAVAISRLGGDSAFFGRVGQDPLGRFMKQVLQDEGVDTHYMLLDKDHRTSTVIVDLDDQGERSFTFMVKPSADQFLQPQDVPAFQKGEWLHVCSIALANEPSRSTTLAAMKAIKAAGGYVSFDPNLREEVWLNPADLKPVVLQAVALADVVKFSDDELLFLTEKADLQTALSCLNEQYNLPLVVITQGKKGALVIHNNEQQLVTGKPVNPVDTTGAGDAFVGGLLAGLVASDNWQNSENLLSIIRQANACGALATTAKGAMTALPTATQLVEYLA